One Nostoc sp. UHCC 0302 DNA window includes the following coding sequences:
- a CDS encoding CRISPR-associated protein Csx3: protein MSQATIGLNWFDKPARIMTTYYIELQGDILKVGFGNTQATGDRIVCDVATKLDEMIITGDIPGGSLIKINGRVSVLVSQVLGDKLGKVYDAIAIFDPKIGDKGLDRYVVTISRHPDYRVGDTLDVVRDSQPQNNLKVVLCGFANTGKTCFRDGLKQALLQIPKAPESYFISGCPDGDGSWYSETAWRDPDLAAQLKAQYKAGFTKEFAKLKAQEVRGINTPIFVFDIGGKISDENRLIMAEATHAVILVKDESEIEPWAKLCAELTLQVVAIIFSDFDGNNDVVESESLILRSRVHRLKRGEDVSQRLTVQALARLLVGLSGE from the coding sequence ATGAGCCAAGCAACCATAGGATTAAATTGGTTTGATAAACCTGCAAGAATCATGACGACTTACTATATAGAGTTACAGGGTGACATCCTTAAAGTAGGATTTGGCAATACACAAGCTACAGGCGATCGCATTGTCTGCGATGTGGCAACAAAATTAGATGAAATGATTATTACAGGAGATATACCTGGAGGTTCCCTGATTAAAATCAACGGGCGGGTATCTGTATTAGTTAGCCAGGTCTTAGGAGATAAGTTAGGGAAAGTATATGATGCGATCGCCATCTTCGATCCGAAAATCGGAGATAAAGGGCTTGATAGATATGTAGTTACCATTAGCAGACATCCAGACTATCGAGTAGGGGATACCTTAGATGTGGTGCGAGACTCACAGCCGCAAAACAACCTGAAAGTTGTGTTGTGTGGCTTTGCGAATACAGGAAAGACTTGCTTTCGGGATGGATTAAAACAAGCACTATTGCAAATTCCTAAAGCACCAGAATCATACTTTATTTCCGGATGTCCCGATGGCGATGGTTCTTGGTACAGCGAAACCGCCTGGCGCGATCCTGATCTAGCTGCCCAGTTGAAAGCACAATACAAAGCAGGATTTACTAAAGAGTTCGCCAAACTGAAGGCGCAGGAAGTCAGAGGTATCAATACCCCGATATTCGTCTTTGATATTGGAGGGAAAATATCAGACGAGAACCGCTTGATTATGGCGGAAGCTACCCATGCAGTAATTTTAGTGAAAGATGAGTCAGAAATTGAGCCTTGGGCAAAGTTGTGTGCTGAGTTGACATTGCAAGTTGTAGCAATTATTTTCAGCGACTTTGACGGAAACAATGATGTTGTTGAATCCGAATCACTGATTTTACGCAGTAGGGTTCATAGATTAAAGCGAGGTGAGGATGTATCACAACGTTTAACCGTGCAGGCTTTGGCGCGGTTGCTGGTGGGGTTGAGTGGGGAATAA
- a CDS encoding CRISPR-associated protein Csx3, which translates to MVMSTYKIEIKDNLLRVSFGETAQNDQIVRDAAARLEEMAASGELAGGPLIKINGPISIPVAFVLAHKLAHIYGAVAFYDPKLGKYVISITHNPAYKLGDLIDI; encoded by the coding sequence ATGGTAATGTCTACTTACAAAATTGAGATTAAAGACAACCTATTACGAGTAAGTTTTGGCGAAACTGCCCAAAATGACCAGATTGTACGTGATGCCGCAGCCCGGCTAGAAGAAATGGCAGCATCAGGTGAATTAGCAGGAGGGCCACTTATAAAAATTAATGGGCCTATTTCTATCCCTGTTGCATTTGTTTTAGCACACAAGCTAGCTCATATATATGGGGCAGTTGCTTTTTACGATCCTAAGTTAGGTAAATATGTGATTTCTATCACACACAATCCAGCGTATAAACTGGGAGACTTGATTGATATTTGA
- a CDS encoding TIGR03985 family CRISPR-associated protein, which translates to MSELVFQDVAQVELLQWLARGSLKQKLLRTIRLWVWLRSLYGDRQERLALNDSFTYAEWRDAFFSFTHTKGEEVPSLHDPDCPCAKTTQEWLFNEKTGVVAHQWQASLMAHTGITDSRKVLKRRLFGITRRSLQGDLEVLADLGWLIYKNEKYYRVSELPQRPLTPKDEAESNKLGVYELNFLHEDLVEIVENHSHEINGIQRFFLKVDYVIPRINIDLVGEWQYQLRQLWAETPVPPIKLTYASAKLGSQVHCLVFPVCIYYFQRAVYLCAYGESPDQKTEWYNFRLDRIQKMIPLDWENSQLPLNLRKHYHKQTLPSPDDIAVEMSKAWGFDFYLPSQLMLIRFDKDFSDRYVTGTERHETFEEISYQQAQNLIKQKMKQPEQQALLEILKNRSPKDAYYQVCYRKQDNGIVMRLRAWRPKCEVLFPYELRQSIAADVAKEFQLYHQN; encoded by the coding sequence GTGTCTGAATTAGTATTTCAAGACGTTGCTCAAGTTGAATTATTGCAATGGTTAGCACGCGGTTCACTAAAGCAAAAACTGTTGCGGACAATTCGATTATGGGTGTGGTTACGATCTCTCTATGGCGACCGTCAAGAGCGTTTAGCTTTAAATGATTCGTTTACTTACGCAGAATGGCGAGACGCATTTTTTAGTTTCACTCACACTAAAGGCGAAGAAGTTCCAAGCTTGCACGATCCTGATTGCCCTTGTGCTAAAACAACTCAAGAGTGGTTATTTAACGAAAAAACGGGTGTTGTTGCTCACCAATGGCAAGCATCGTTGATGGCTCACACTGGGATAACAGATTCTAGAAAAGTATTAAAGCGAAGATTGTTTGGTATAACTCGTCGTTCCTTGCAAGGTGATTTAGAAGTTCTAGCAGACTTAGGTTGGTTGATTTATAAAAACGAAAAGTATTACCGTGTCAGCGAGCTTCCACAACGTCCACTTACGCCAAAAGATGAAGCTGAATCTAACAAACTGGGTGTTTATGAACTGAACTTTCTGCACGAAGATTTAGTAGAAATTGTCGAAAATCACTCTCACGAAATTAATGGTATACAACGCTTTTTTTTGAAGGTTGATTATGTAATTCCCCGTATAAATATTGACTTAGTTGGTGAATGGCAATACCAGTTACGTCAACTTTGGGCAGAAACTCCAGTACCACCAATCAAACTGACTTATGCAAGTGCCAAACTCGGAAGTCAGGTTCATTGCCTAGTTTTTCCAGTCTGTATTTACTATTTTCAAAGAGCCGTTTATTTATGTGCTTATGGCGAAAGTCCTGATCAGAAAACTGAATGGTATAACTTTCGCCTTGACCGGATTCAAAAAATGATTCCTTTGGATTGGGAAAATTCTCAACTACCACTAAACTTACGCAAACATTATCATAAACAGACTCTACCTAGTCCGGATGACATTGCTGTAGAGATGTCTAAAGCTTGGGGTTTTGATTTTTATTTGCCATCACAATTAATGTTAATCAGGTTTGATAAAGATTTTAGTGATCGCTATGTTACTGGTACTGAACGACATGAAACTTTTGAAGAAATTTCTTACCAGCAAGCACAAAACTTAATTAAACAAAAAATGAAACAACCAGAACAACAGGCTTTACTAGAAATTTTGAAAAATCGTTCACCAAAAGATGCTTATTACCAAGTGTGTTACCGCAAGCAAGATAATGGCATTGTAATGCGTCTCCGGGCATGGCGGCCTAAATGCGAAGTTCTCTTTCCTTACGAATTAAGGCAAAGTATTGCTGCTGATGTCGCCAAAGAATTTCAGCTTTACCACCAGAATTGA
- a CDS encoding HD domain-containing protein, whose protein sequence is MNTLHLTPKFEEALVYATRLHANQTRKISGVPYIAHLLSVTALVLEAGGTEEEAIAGLLHDAIEDQGGKSTREEIRQRFGETVVTIVDGCTECDTYPKPPWQERKQQYLENLRHASPSVRLVSLADKLHNARSLLSDLRQHGSSIWKEFKTGREGTLWFYQQLQQVYSATGSDFLAQELSRVIQELCNES, encoded by the coding sequence ATGAATACATTACACTTAACACCAAAATTTGAAGAAGCATTGGTCTATGCAACTCGTCTTCATGCTAACCAAACTCGCAAAATTAGCGGCGTTCCTTACATAGCTCATTTGCTGAGTGTGACAGCACTTGTACTAGAAGCTGGCGGAACCGAAGAAGAAGCGATCGCTGGCCTATTGCACGATGCAATAGAAGACCAAGGCGGCAAATCTACACGTGAAGAAATCCGCCAGCGTTTCGGTGAGACAGTTGTTACGATAGTTGATGGCTGTACCGAATGTGACACATATCCTAAACCACCTTGGCAAGAACGTAAGCAGCAATATTTAGAAAACCTGCGTCATGCTTCACCTTCTGTCAGGTTAGTCTCATTGGCAGATAAACTGCACAATGCAAGGTCATTATTGTCAGACCTCCGACAACACGGCAGCAGCATTTGGAAAGAGTTTAAAACTGGTAGGGAAGGAACTTTATGGTTTTACCAACAGTTACAGCAAGTTTATAGTGCTACTGGTTCAGATTTTCTGGCTCAAGAGTTATCACGGGTGATTCAAGAGCTTTGCAACGAAAGCTAA
- a CDS encoding EVE domain-containing protein, whose amino-acid sequence MTEEGYYDSKSTPESPRWQTIVVEFVEAFNQPILLSALREKFSPEELILVRTGNRLSVMPISEAVAQKILAMKMV is encoded by the coding sequence GTGACAGAAGAGGGATACTATGATTCAAAATCAACTCCTGAATCACCACGTTGGCAGACAATTGTAGTAGAGTTCGTTGAAGCGTTTAACCAGCCCATCTTATTGTCAGCACTCAGGGAGAAATTTAGCCCTGAAGAATTAATACTGGTCAGAACAGGAAATCGATTATCAGTGATGCCCATCAGTGAAGCAGTAGCTCAGAAAATTTTAGCGATGAAAATGGTTTAA
- a CDS encoding IS701 family transposase has product MDVELQILKHLPRDAQPTVAIIDEYCAEYKDLFKEVRNYECFKYLHLGITSPIKRKSLPEIAKVVSINSAQSLHHFIANSDWLVEKLKSRRLDKLKKALKGHAITVVIDETGDRKKGKKTDYVARQYLGSVGKIDNGIVSVNAYGVYDNITFPLSFKVFKPKGTLKSGDKYKTKIELASEIIIELINEGFNIELVLADSLYGESSEFIKKLNEYELAYVVAIRSNHGVWLPSGQSVRANKWCKFERTFSNQKSETRYIREIIYGKKRAITYWEITTDPETMPENSTSFVMTNLQGNLKKILGDLYGLRTWVEYGFRQCKQELGWTDYRFTNFQHIERWWEIIFCVYTMISLNSPVFLGLDQSRQLETEAQDNSDVDFSNHPQWNHESGWKNALNNLRLIIQPLLLFWLIYPWLSIFPNSHLLLGFNHLIAAMNQFKPYYASG; this is encoded by the coding sequence ATGGATGTAGAATTACAAATCCTGAAACATTTGCCAAGGGATGCCCAGCCAACAGTTGCGATCATAGATGAATATTGTGCAGAGTACAAAGACCTGTTTAAAGAAGTAAGAAATTATGAGTGCTTTAAATATTTACATTTAGGGATAACTTCACCAATAAAAAGAAAATCATTACCAGAAATAGCCAAAGTAGTAAGTATAAACTCGGCACAGTCATTACATCATTTTATAGCCAATTCAGATTGGTTAGTAGAGAAATTAAAGAGCCGAAGGTTAGATAAATTAAAGAAAGCATTAAAGGGTCATGCGATAACCGTAGTAATAGATGAAACGGGAGACAGGAAAAAAGGTAAAAAGACAGATTATGTAGCAAGACAATATCTAGGGAGCGTAGGAAAAATAGATAATGGAATAGTGTCAGTCAACGCTTATGGAGTTTATGACAATATAACATTTCCATTAAGTTTCAAAGTATTTAAACCGAAGGGGACGCTCAAATCAGGAGATAAATATAAAACCAAAATAGAGTTAGCATCAGAAATTATTATAGAATTAATAAATGAAGGCTTTAATATTGAACTAGTACTAGCAGATAGTTTATATGGTGAAAGTAGCGAATTCATTAAAAAACTGAATGAATATGAATTAGCTTATGTCGTAGCAATTAGAAGTAATCATGGAGTCTGGCTACCTTCAGGGCAAAGCGTTAGGGCAAATAAGTGGTGTAAGTTTGAGAGAACATTTAGCAATCAAAAATCAGAAACCAGATATATACGAGAAATAATTTATGGTAAAAAAAGAGCCATAACTTACTGGGAAATAACTACTGACCCAGAAACCATGCCGGAAAATTCTACCTCTTTCGTGATGACGAATCTGCAAGGTAATCTCAAGAAAATTTTAGGTGACTTATATGGATTAAGAACCTGGGTAGAATATGGATTTCGACAGTGTAAACAAGAGCTAGGCTGGACAGATTACCGTTTCACCAATTTCCAACATATTGAGAGGTGGTGGGAGATTATTTTTTGTGTTTACACGATGATTAGTTTAAATTCTCCTGTCTTCTTAGGCTTAGATCAATCTCGTCAACTTGAGACTGAGGCACAAGATAATAGTGATGTTGATTTTTCTAACCATCCGCAATGGAACCATGAATCTGGATGGAAGAATGCTTTAAATAATCTGCGTCTCATTATCCAACCACTTTTACTATTTTGGTTAATTTATCCCTGGTTAAGTATTTTCCCTAATTCACATTTGTTACTGGGATTCAATCATTTAATTGCAGCAATGAATCAATTTAAACCCTATTATGCTTCTGGATGA
- a CDS encoding helix-turn-helix transcriptional regulator — MISSLMKVTKTISIDVPGLGAKIKEAREADSRSLKAICEAVGMSQMNWYRIEEEKQSLPIETLYKIEDVLGVNFGVNLEGEGNA, encoded by the coding sequence ATGATTTCATCTCTAATGAAGGTTACGAAAACGATATCAATTGATGTCCCTGGACTAGGTGCAAAAATCAAGGAGGCTAGAGAAGCTGATTCGCGCTCACTTAAGGCAATTTGTGAGGCTGTCGGGATGTCTCAAATGAATTGGTATCGAATTGAAGAAGAAAAGCAATCTCTTCCTATAGAAACACTTTACAAAATTGAAGACGTTTTGGGTGTTAACTTTGGCGTCAACTTGGAAGGAGAGGGTAATGCGTAA
- a CDS encoding helix-turn-helix domain-containing protein, with protein MNNQWTDKELETLEEMACLYSVKQIAYRLKRRGYKRSTSAIQNKLRSLGYSARPVLDNYNCCEIARVLQLNSATVWSWVNKGWIRTTRRSGRYYQIKSKDLKRFLQNPPQRIKNRIAAIDKDAIEYLVGELA; from the coding sequence ATGAATAACCAATGGACAGATAAAGAACTTGAAACTTTAGAAGAAATGGCGTGTCTCTACAGTGTAAAACAAATCGCATATCGGCTCAAAAGGAGAGGATACAAACGCTCAACATCAGCTATTCAAAATAAATTGCGTTCCTTGGGATACTCTGCACGTCCAGTGCTTGATAACTACAATTGCTGTGAAATAGCCAGAGTTCTACAACTTAATTCCGCTACTGTTTGGAGTTGGGTCAACAAGGGCTGGATTCGTACAACTCGACGCTCTGGTAGATATTATCAAATCAAAAGTAAAGACTTGAAGCGATTTCTTCAAAACCCACCCCAACGAATCAAGAATCGCATTGCTGCCATCGATAAAGATGCTATCGAGTATTTGGTAGGGGAATTAGCATGA
- a CDS encoding DUF1392 family protein, whose amino-acid sequence MIDHINTAFLCWYISPPWGYYIPPVEVNLLERVYIGTTRTFGYCCGVKWKHDRWIYAIVCNDDIIYTTEHEIIGTGEMQLAALEKPAFVLGDRVILRSDDQRTKQRLILGIQLLNRSWFYYVEWMPPALEEVNTLDDRLALVQEKDLARMLF is encoded by the coding sequence ATGATTGACCACATTAACACGGCTTTTCTTTGCTGGTACATCTCACCACCTTGGGGTTATTACATTCCACCAGTTGAAGTCAATTTACTGGAACGAGTCTACATCGGAACTACAAGGACATTCGGCTACTGCTGTGGGGTGAAGTGGAAACACGACAGATGGATTTATGCGATTGTTTGCAACGACGACATCATCTACACCACAGAACACGAAATCATCGGCACTGGGGAGATGCAACTGGCTGCACTTGAAAAACCCGCTTTCGTTCTCGGCGATCGCGTAATACTCCGTTCTGATGATCAGCGGACAAAGCAGCGGCTAATTCTGGGGATTCAACTGCTTAACAGGTCTTGGTTTTATTACGTCGAGTGGATGCCCCCTGCGCTGGAAGAAGTCAACACTCTCGATGATCGATTGGCTCTTGTTCAAGAGAAGGATTTGGCACGGATGCTTTTTTAG
- a CDS encoding alpha-ketoglutarate-dependent dioxygenase AlkB: MQQLDLFPQSAPVLPVTYYPDFLERQQASELYQHCLKLEWQQNYIRMVGKTMPVPRLECIYGDKGCNYLYSNSVFLRPLPWTEKLQELRDSITALTGYNFRIVIGNQYRLGADSIGWHADNEASMGLEPAIASISLGSCRKFQIKPIGGRATDFWLEHGSLLVMHPGCQSTHLHQVPKTNKVVGTRINLTFRPHIGSK, translated from the coding sequence ATGCAACAACTTGATTTATTTCCACAATCAGCCCCAGTATTACCCGTCACCTACTATCCCGATTTCCTAGAAAGGCAGCAAGCCTCGGAACTTTACCAACACTGTTTGAAACTGGAGTGGCAGCAGAATTACATCAGGATGGTCGGTAAAACTATGCCCGTCCCACGCCTCGAATGTATTTACGGCGATAAGGGCTGCAACTATCTTTACTCCAACAGTGTGTTTTTACGACCACTCCCTTGGACAGAAAAACTGCAAGAGTTACGGGACTCTATCACTGCCCTTACAGGCTACAACTTCCGCATTGTTATCGGCAACCAATACCGTTTGGGGGCGGATTCCATAGGGTGGCACGCTGACAATGAAGCATCAATGGGATTGGAGCCGGCAATCGCATCAATCAGCCTGGGGTCGTGTCGCAAATTCCAAATCAAACCAATCGGAGGCAGAGCAACGGACTTCTGGTTAGAACACGGGAGTCTACTTGTGATGCATCCAGGCTGTCAGTCTACGCATCTGCATCAGGTTCCCAAGACGAACAAAGTAGTCGGCACTCGGATTAATCTTACCTTCCGTCCGCACATCGGGAGTAAATAA
- a CDS encoding DUF3854 domain-containing protein — protein MGESKRRRQLDPNYGKPKISDSPDTNTNEKIIEHLEKEILSVHYRQFTNHLSLPPLPKHNRTRHQTNIIDIDQYPNCQLSPKHWHEWVIGSAVDPTITALNVHSIEGDEIYEYLMYALPQSARRNDGRLRDGYLRRYAHINSAWRVGGLDPHNNWKPMEWGRIKPDNPRLEWDSETQSYTQKSVKYESPPKTPTRVTYLRVPLHIWKLVSLRYDVPMPEHITVTQEGEALGFWAWVMAHPEIPVILTEGEKKSGCLLTLGFAAIALPGIWNGRVGKEDLERLHPDLVPMAQQDRKFVILFDYETKPKTKQQIFQATRRTARVILHLSCQCSVAVLPGPEKGIDDWVVALGKKAEKAVTAMIDDALSINEYQKTFFTHRFRGLNKYKPNIVVNSRYLSEVVRSLPESGVVCLVSDMGTGKTEIMSQMRRDNPDLSFLNNGHRVNLLKNLSDRLQTAMYSAMSSKDWAKAKALSITVDSLYKMANNLQAYDILLHRRSLPVSCPLAQVQNLQGTPRGYPGGVGVSRLQRQAGSLSRCSPR, from the coding sequence ATGGGAGAAAGTAAACGTCGCCGTCAGTTAGACCCCAACTACGGCAAACCTAAAATCTCTGATAGTCCCGATACAAACACAAATGAAAAAATCATAGAACATCTTGAAAAAGAGATTCTATCAGTACACTACCGCCAATTCACAAACCATCTCAGCTTACCTCCACTACCTAAGCACAATAGAACTCGTCATCAAACAAACATTATCGACATAGACCAATATCCCAATTGTCAGTTATCACCAAAGCATTGGCATGAATGGGTTATCGGCTCCGCCGTTGACCCCACAATTACCGCGCTCAATGTCCATTCTATAGAGGGAGATGAAATATACGAATACCTAATGTATGCCTTACCCCAAAGCGCCCGACGCAATGACGGACGACTGCGTGATGGCTACTTGAGACGATACGCTCACATCAACAGTGCATGGCGAGTAGGTGGACTAGATCCTCATAACAACTGGAAACCAATGGAGTGGGGACGTATCAAACCCGACAATCCCCGGCTTGAATGGGATAGTGAAACTCAAAGCTATACTCAAAAATCAGTTAAATATGAATCGCCCCCCAAAACCCCAACCCGTGTCACATATCTGAGAGTACCCTTACACATTTGGAAATTGGTCTCGTTGAGGTATGACGTACCAATGCCAGAACACATCACTGTCACACAAGAAGGTGAAGCATTAGGATTCTGGGCTTGGGTGATGGCACATCCCGAAATCCCTGTAATTCTTACGGAGGGCGAAAAGAAAAGTGGCTGTTTGCTGACTTTGGGATTTGCTGCCATCGCACTCCCTGGAATTTGGAACGGGCGAGTCGGCAAAGAAGACTTAGAACGACTCCATCCTGATTTAGTGCCAATGGCGCAACAAGACCGTAAGTTCGTCATTCTCTTTGACTACGAAACCAAACCCAAAACCAAACAGCAAATTTTCCAAGCCACACGTCGGACTGCTAGAGTTATCCTACATCTTTCTTGCCAATGTTCAGTCGCAGTACTGCCAGGGCCAGAGAAGGGGATTGACGATTGGGTAGTGGCTCTGGGGAAAAAAGCCGAAAAAGCCGTCACCGCGATGATTGATGATGCTCTCTCCATTAACGAGTACCAGAAAACATTCTTCACCCATCGCTTCCGGGGACTTAACAAATATAAGCCCAACATCGTAGTTAATAGCCGCTATCTTTCAGAGGTAGTTCGTTCTCTGCCCGAATCTGGAGTTGTTTGTCTAGTTTCCGATATGGGTACTGGCAAGACCGAAATCATGTCTCAGATGAGAAGAGATAATCCAGACTTGAGCTTTTTGAACAATGGGCATCGCGTTAACCTGCTCAAAAATTTGAGCGATCGCCTGCAAACTGCCATGTATTCGGCGATGTCTTCCAAGGACTGGGCAAAAGCTAAAGCACTGAGTATTACTGTAGACTCGTTGTATAAAATGGCGAATAATTTACAGGCTTATGACATCTTACTTCATAGACGAAGCCTGCCAGTATCTTGTCCACTTGCTCAAGTCCAAAACTTGCAAGGAACACCGCGGGGCTATCCTGGAGGTGTTGGAGTATCTCGTCTACAACGCCAAGCTGGTAGTCTTAGCAGATGCTCACCTCGATGA
- a CDS encoding plasmid replication protein, CyRepA1 family produces MLKSKTCKEHRGAILEVLEYLVYNAKLVVLADAHLDDITIEFFMKMRPAGEKPYIIKNEYRSGGRQVYWYEGHNSSALVAELHVQLILGKKLMIVSDSKRFIKKLERALNGKTTIHNDDTPEPEEDRKLRVWTIHSENSGSDENIVFIREINTAIKDIDALLVTPSLGTGVDISTEHFDAIFGVFHAVSQSATECAQQLWRVRPNVPMYVWVAPRPPFGYAETNPQRIKEKILQKNEMTAFLIRIDKETGKRGAEKDWMLDTSCQIEAQRNWSINNLRADLRSLLEEMGNTIIPAGDGSDDGAARWIKAAGDVLSWEHCTKVASAKDIDRRTYDSRQNQDYLKPEEVLECEKFRIQDTYGMTVTPELVEKDDGGRLIKKIIALEGLLAQLGGIFTDDQEREFVSPPNVVADRDRAERARLAICTDWGNYSTSWLMRHRLGLRPVLMDLFAGIEVTGTEPVLQAIADFSKRNASHIKGILNLTIPLDESPMWILGQYLEQLGLSTESRRPVKDGKRVRYYSLNTEDVVFAQQVLQYRQKQREEREIKRQEEQERHAAYAATMQAQYGIEVDRPSSNLSSIPPANKDGSNNWGGMDGQQNLSNQWWDRVKYYARLAVERVEHGIDSVKELLSTLTSDQRWGVMLEFEEVSPEKFTQLLVDAPQWVEWMV; encoded by the coding sequence TTGCTCAAGTCCAAAACTTGCAAGGAACACCGCGGGGCTATCCTGGAGGTGTTGGAGTATCTCGTCTACAACGCCAAGCTGGTAGTCTTAGCAGATGCTCACCTCGATGATATTACCATCGAGTTTTTTATGAAAATGCGACCAGCGGGAGAAAAACCATACATCATCAAAAATGAGTATCGTTCGGGTGGTCGTCAGGTTTACTGGTATGAAGGTCACAACAGCAGTGCATTGGTTGCAGAATTACACGTCCAACTCATATTGGGCAAGAAGTTGATGATAGTCAGTGATAGTAAGCGCTTCATCAAGAAACTAGAACGTGCCTTAAACGGTAAGACAACAATACACAATGATGACACACCGGAACCAGAAGAAGACCGAAAGCTCAGAGTCTGGACTATCCATTCGGAAAATAGTGGCAGTGATGAGAATATCGTCTTCATTCGCGAGATTAACACTGCAATTAAGGATATCGACGCACTGCTTGTTACTCCCAGTCTCGGCACAGGTGTAGATATCTCGACTGAGCATTTTGATGCTATTTTTGGTGTGTTTCACGCTGTTTCCCAATCTGCAACTGAATGCGCCCAGCAATTATGGCGAGTTCGTCCCAATGTGCCGATGTATGTTTGGGTGGCCCCTCGTCCTCCCTTTGGTTATGCTGAAACTAACCCCCAACGCATCAAGGAGAAAATCCTTCAGAAAAACGAGATGACTGCTTTTCTGATTCGCATCGACAAAGAAACAGGTAAGCGTGGGGCAGAGAAAGACTGGATGTTGGATACCAGCTGTCAAATTGAAGCACAGCGCAATTGGTCTATCAATAATTTACGAGCTGATCTGCGATCGCTCCTGGAGGAAATGGGCAATACTATTATTCCTGCTGGAGACGGTAGCGATGATGGGGCTGCTCGTTGGATCAAGGCAGCTGGCGATGTCCTCTCTTGGGAGCATTGTACTAAAGTTGCCAGCGCCAAAGATATTGATAGAAGGACTTATGACAGCAGACAAAATCAAGATTACCTCAAGCCGGAGGAAGTTTTAGAATGTGAGAAGTTTCGTATTCAGGACACCTACGGGATGACTGTTACTCCTGAGCTGGTGGAGAAAGATGATGGAGGGCGGTTGATAAAGAAGATTATCGCACTCGAAGGCTTACTTGCACAGCTAGGGGGAATTTTCACTGATGACCAGGAAAGAGAGTTTGTTTCACCGCCCAATGTTGTGGCCGATAGGGATAGAGCAGAACGCGCTCGCCTTGCCATCTGCACGGACTGGGGCAATTATTCTACATCCTGGCTCATGCGTCACCGACTGGGGTTGAGGCCAGTGTTGATGGATTTGTTCGCCGGGATTGAGGTGACGGGGACTGAGCCAGTTCTTCAAGCGATCGCGGATTTCTCGAAACGCAATGCATCGCACATCAAGGGTATCTTAAATCTCACCATACCGCTTGACGAGTCACCGATGTGGATTTTGGGGCAGTATTTAGAGCAACTGGGACTATCTACCGAATCGCGGCGGCCTGTGAAAGATGGAAAACGGGTTAGGTATTACAGCCTTAATACTGAGGATGTGGTGTTTGCTCAACAGGTGTTGCAGTACCGCCAAAAGCAGCGGGAGGAGAGGGAAATCAAACGGCAAGAGGAGCAAGAGCGTCACGCTGCTTATGCTGCTACGATGCAGGCTCAGTATGGTATTGAAGTAGATAGACCGTCATCTAATCTCTCGTCCATACCCCCCGCTAATAAAGATGGAAGTAATAATTGGGGGGGTATGGACGGACAGCAAAATCTCAGTAATCAGTGGTGGGATAGAGTAAAATACTATGCTCGGCTGGCAGTTGAACGTGTAGAACACGGCATAGATTCGGTAAAAGAACTGCTCAGTACGCTCACGAGTGATCAGCGTTGGGGCGTGATGCTGGAGTTCGAGGAGGTCAGCCCAGAGAAATTTACTCAGTTGCTTGTAGATGCCCCGCAGTGGGTGGAGTGGATGGTTTAA